Within Pseudomonas brassicacearum, the genomic segment GTATCTGCCGATTGGCACGCCCACCGACAACAATCGTCTGTACCTGCTCGACGGCGCGCTGGACCTGGTGCCGCTGGGCGCGGTGGGTGAGTTGTGCGTGGCGGGCGCCGGGGTCGGGCGTGGTTATGTCAGCGATCCGTTGCGCACGGCTCCGGTGTTTGTGCCGAACCCGTTCGGCGCGCCGGGGGAGCGGCTGTACCGCACCGGCGACCTGGCGCGGCGGCGCAGCGATGGGGTATTGGAATACGTTGGACGCATCGACCATCAGGTGAAAATTCGTGGCTACCGCATCGAGTTGGGCGAAATCGAAGCGCGCCTGCACGAGCAAACCGAGGTCCGCGATGCGGCTGTCGGAGTACAGGAGGGCGCCAATGGCAAGCATCTGGTGGGTTACCTGGTCGCCGCCGAGTCGTCATTGACGCCGGTCGAACGCCTTGAGTGCATCAAGCGGCGCCTGCGCAATGAACTGCCGGAATACATGGTGCCGCTGCACTGGTTATGGCTCGACCGCCTGCCCCTCAATGCCAACGGCAAGCTCGACCGCAAGGCCTTGCCGGCCCTGGAGATCGGCCAGTTGCAAAGCCAGGACTACCAAGCCCCCGGCAATGAACTGGAACAGACCCTGGCCGACATCTGGGCCCAGGTATTGAGAGTCGAGCGGGTGGGGGTTCGGGACAACTTCTTCGAGCTGGGCGGGCATTCCTTGCTGGCGACGCAAATCGCCTCGCGGGTGCAAAAGGCCTTGCAACGCAACGTACCGCTGCGGGCGATGTTCGAATGCAGCACGGTGCGGGAGCTGGCTGACTACATCGATGGGTTGGCGGCCAGCGAGATCACTGAGGAGAAGGTGGATCGGTTGAATGATTTGATGGCGGAGTTGGAAGGGTTGTAGTTTTGCAGCGCTTGTAGCGGCTTCATCGCGGGCAAGCCTTGCTCCCACAGGGATCAGCTGTGAACAGAGTATTTGTGTTCGAGCATCAACCCTGTGGGAGCAAGGCTTGCCCGCGATGGGGGCAGCACAGGCACTGCTGGCTCAAAGGTTGACTGCTCACCTAGCACAGCTCAGTCTCCCCAAGGCTTTTTTCCCAGACTCAAACAAGGAGCTCACCCATGCCCTTTGCAACGATCGACGGACAACCGCTTCACTACCTGGACCAAGGCCAAGGCCCGGTGGTGGTGCTGGGCAGCAGCTATCTGTGGGACCACACCATGTGGGCGCCCCAGATCGAGGTGTTGTCCCAGCACTATCGGGTCATCGCCCTGGACTTGTGGGGGCACGGCCAGTCCGGGCGTTTGCCTGAGGGCATGACCTCCCTGGACGACCTGGCTCGTCAGGCATTGGCATTGATGGATCACTTGAACATCGACTGCTTCAACCTGGTCGGGCTCTCGGTGGGCGGGATGTGGGGCGCGCGGCTGGCGCTGGCGGCGCCTGAGCGCGTGCAGTCGCTGGTATTGATGGACACCTACGTGGGCGTCGAGCCGGAACCGACTCGCCAGTATTACTTCTCGCTGTTCGACAAGATCGAAGCCAGCGGCAGCATTCCCGAACCGTTGCTGGACATTATCGTGCCGATTTTCTTCCGGCCGGGCATCGACCCGCAGTCGGCGCTCTACCAACAGTTTCGCGCCACATTGGCCACGCTGCCTGTTGATCGCTTGCGCGACAGCATCGTACCGTTGGGGCGGATCATTTTTGGCCGGGACGATATCCTGCCGCGCCTGCATGAACTGGATGCCAAGCGCACGACGGTGATGTTTGGCGACCAGGACAAACCGCGTCCGCCGTCCGAGTCGCTGGAGATGGCCGAATTGATCGGGTGTCCCCATGTGTCGATTCCGGAAGCGGGGCACATCTCCAACCTGGAGAATCCAGAATTCGTGACCGGGGCGTTGCTGGAGTTCCTGACGCGCAAGCACTGACTGCTGGCTAACCGTGGCGAGGGAGCTTGCTCCCGCTGGGGCTGTAGGAGCTGGCGAAGCCTGCGATCTTTTGATCTTGATCTTTCGCTTGGGACTCAATTGTCTGGGACAAGATCGCAGCCTCGTTGCACTCGTCAGCTCCTACACAGCTCCAGGCGCACCCCAGCGGGAGCAAGCTCCCTCGCCACAAGAGCAGTTTTGGACTTTGGATCACTTCGGCCCGAGAATCTTCACCAGTTTGTCTGGTGACGGCGCGCCTTGCTGCTGTTGCAGGTCGCCTTTTTCATCCAGATAGAAAATCGCCGGGGTGGCGGACAGTTCCAGCTCGTCCATCAATTGCTGGTTGGCGTCCAGTTTCGCCTGGATGGCGGGCGGTATGTCCTTGAGCGGTTTGAGCGAGCTGCCCTTGCCGGCCTTTTCATGCTCGGCGAGGGCTTTTTCCGGGTCTTTGGCCGCCAGCAAGGCAGCGGATTTACCGGGGCTGTCTTCGCGAATGATGCCCACCATGATGTGGCGCAACTGCACCTTGCCGGCCTTGACCCAGGGCCGTGCCTGTTCCCAGAACATGTTGCAGTACGGGCAATTCGGATCGCTGAACAGGTACACCGTGCGCGGTGCGTCCTTGCTGCCGTCGGTGATCCAGTTGCTGCCCTCCATCTTCGCCCAGATGGCCTTGGCCATCGGTGCATAAACCAGTTTTTGCAGTGGCTCGGCGCTCAGGTCCTTGCCGTCGGCGTCGTACAGGTTGCCCAGCAGGACGTGCTGCCCATCCGGGGTCAGGTACAGCGCCATGCCACGGTTCTGGTATTGCGCCGCGTAACCACGCAAGCCGTCCGGCGCGTCGAAGGTGCCGATGATTTTTGCGCCCTTGGCTTCGATCTTCTTGATCGCCGCCGGCAATTCTTCGGCCTGGAGCAGCGGGGCCTGCGACAGTGTGGCGGCGACGGCCAGGGTCAGCAGGTGGCGGAGGCGGGGCATGGCGATTTCCTTATGGCGGAGTGGGGTGTCGTGGACGAGTCCGGCGTTTCGAAGTTCTCCAGGGCACGAGCCAGGCTCGCTTCCGACAATTCCCCCAGGTGGCTGCCCAGCAGGCGACCATCGGCGCTGTAGAACAGGGTGGTCGGCAGGGCCATGGAACCGACAGCCTGGCCGAGGCGGCCACTGCCATCGAACAATACGTTGGTCAGGCTCAGGCCTTGGGTGGCCAGGTAGGTGCTGACACTTTGCATGCTTTCGGCCTGATTGACGAACAGGAAGGTCAGGTCCGGACGCTGTTGCTGGGCTTCTTCGAGCACCGGCATTTCACGCCGGCAGGGCGGGCACCAGGTGGCCCATAGATTGATCACCAGGGGACCGCCCTGATAATCGGTGAGTTTCACGGTCTCGCCGTCGGCGGTGCGCAGGTTGATGTCCGGCAGCCGAGTGCCCTGTTCATAAATCGCCAACGACATTGTCGCCACCAGCCAGAACAGCAAGCCGCTGCCGACGCCGAAGCCCAATGGCCGACGCAGGGGCGGACGGCGCCGGGCCCACGACAAGGCGCCAATCAGCAGCGCCACGATGCCCGGCCAGGCCAGGAAGCCACCGTCGCGCAGGTCGACGATCTGCCACGGGTCGTCCCGGTAATGTTGCCAATAGGCGGCGACGAAGCCGATTCGTGCGGCCAGCAGGCCCAGCAGAAACAGCACGAACAGCACCGACTCAGGGTTTTCGCCTCCACGCTTGGCCACCCGCCAACCCACGAAGGTTGCCAGCGCCAGGGCGCTGATGAGCAACAGGTGATTAAGGGCGATGGCAAAGGTGCCCAAGGTAAACGTCAGCATCAGCGCGCGTCCCGGGTGAGGTTCCAGCGCTCCAGGAACGCCTTGGCATCGACTTCCCCGGTGATCCGCTGGCTGCGGCGCTCTTCACCGTCGGCGCCGATCCACAGCAGGCTCGGCGGCCCCGGCACCTGGTAACGGCCCAGCAGTTCGCGGCTGGCGGGGCTGTCGGCGGTGACGTCCAGGCGCAGCAGGCGCACACCGCTCAGGGCGTCCAGCACTTCGCTGCGGCCGAAAACCTGTTTCTCCATGATCTTGCAGGACACGCACCAGTCGGCGTAGTAGTCCAGCAGCACCCACTGGCCCTGGGCCTTGGCGGCGTCCAGTTCCCGTTGCAGGGCGGCGGGCTCGCTGACGGTGACGAACGCGTCGTGAGCACTGACGGTCGCGCTGCCCTCGGTGCCGGCGTAGACCTTCAGGGGCTGGAAGAAGTCATCGCCGCCGCCCGCTGCGCCGATCACCAGCAGGCTGCCCCACAGGCCGAACAGCAACGAGGCGCTGCCGCAGATATAGGCGGTGCGGCCGAAGCCTTCGGTCTGGCGCCAGGCGCTGTAGGCGGCGATCAACAGCAGCACGCCCCACAGACCGACCCACAACGAACCGTCGATGATCGGGCGAACCATCAGCAGCGCGGTGCCCAGGAACAGGAAGCCGAACACGCCCTTGAGCAGGTTCATCCAGGCGCCGGGCTTGGGCAGGAAACGGTTGCCCACGGTCACCAACAGCAACAGTGGCAAGCCCATGCCGAGGCCCATGGTGAACAGGATCAGCCCGCCGTGCAGCGCATTGCCGCTCTGGGCGATGTACAGCAGCGCGCCGGCCAGCGGGGCGGTCATGCACGGGCCTACCAACAGGCCGGACAGCGCCCCGATAATACCGGCGCCCACCAGGCTGCCACCGCGGCGCTGGCGCCCGGCGTTTTCCAGGCGGTCACGCAGGGCGGCCGGCAATTGCAATTCGAAGAAGCCGAACATGGGCAGCGCCAGCAACACGAATACGGCCGCGAAGCTGCCCAGCAGCCACGGTTGTTGCAGCAGCGCCTGGAGGTTGGCCCCCAACAGCGCGGCGAGCACGCCCATGGCGGCGTACACCAGGGCCATGCTGATCACGTAGCTGCCGGCCAGGGCCAGGCCGCGTCTCGGCCCGGCGCCGCTGCCCACCACCAGCCCGGCCAGGATCGGCAGCATCGGCAGCGAACACGGTGTGAACGCCAGCAGCAGGCCCAGGCCGAAGAACACCAGCAGGCTCCAACCCAAGGCTCGTTGTTGCAGGCCGCTGGCCAGGGCCTGGTCCTGCGCCTCGTCATTGACTGTCGTTGGTGCGGTGCCGCCCAGGTCCACCACCTGGGTCTGGGGGGGATAGCACAGGCCGGCGTCGGCGCAGCCCTGGAAGCCGACCTTGATCTGGCCCGTGGCACTGGCGGGTATCTTCAATTCCAGCGCCTGGCGATAGACCTGCTGGTCACCGAAAAACTCGTCGCTGTGGGCTTCACCCTCCGGCAGCTTGGGTTTCTGCGCCTCGGCCAAGCCATCGAACTTGAGCCGCTGCTGATACAGGTAGTACCCATCGGCGATTTGCCAGAACAGCTGGGTTTCCCCGGAGTCCAGGCGTTCGGAGGTAAACACGAACGCCTTTTCCACCGGCAGGAAATCGGGTTTGGTTTCGAAGGGATTGGCGGCCTGGGCCAGGCCCGAGATCAGGAACAGCCACAACAAAAACAATCGACGCATGGATAAAGCCTTAGAACGATGCAAGTGGAAAACACAATGGCGGCTGGCGATTAACCGTCGATTAACCCGGCGCCGGCCGGCAGGCGGCAATGATCGCCCATGTTGGCCGTACTCGTCGCATAATGTCGGCTTAATCGGCCGGCGGCCTAATGTACCTTTTTCCACGGGGCTTACCATGCGCGTACTGGTCTGCGAAGACGATGAGTTGATTGCCAGCGGGATCGTTGCCGGCCTTACGGCACAGGGCCTGACTGTCGAGCACGTCGCCACCGCCTCGGCGGCACGGGCGATGGTCGGCGTGGCGGAATTCGATGTCATGGTGCTGGACTTGGGATTGCCCGACGAGGACGGTCTCAAGCTGCTCAGGCAGTTGCGTCAACAGGGGCTGGAGACGCCGGTGCTGATCCTCACCGCCCGGGACTCGGTAACCGACCGGGTGGACGGCTTGCAGGCCGGCGCCGATGACTACCTGCTCAAACCCTTCGACCTGCGCGAACTGGCGGCGCGCCTGCACACGTTGCTGCGGCGCGTGGCGGGGCGCAGCGTCAACCTGATCGAGCACGGTCGCCTGACCTACGACCCCAGCAGTCGGGAAACCACCCTGGATGGCCAGCCGGTGGATCTGTCCCGGCGCGAGCAATCGCTGTTGCAGGCGCTGCTGCACAGTCGCGGCCGGGTGCTGTCCACCGAACAACTCAAGGACAGCGTCTATGGGTTCAACGACGAATTGGAAAGCAACGCCCTCAACGTCCATATCCACCACCTGCGGCGCAAGTTGGGTAACGGGATTGTCGAGACCGTGCGCGGCCTGGGCTATCGCCTGGGGCCGGCCGAAGGTGGAGAGTCCTCCAAGTGATGAGCTTGCGACTGCGCCTGAGCCTGACCCTTGGCGCGGCCTTCGCCCTGATCTGGGCCCTGGCCGCGGCGTGGATGATCAGTGACCTGCGCAACCAGATGATGTTCTCCCTCGACCAACGCCTGGTGGCGTCGGCGCGGATGGTCGCCGGGTTGCTGGAACAGATGCCACCGTTGTCCAGCAAAGGCGAAGGCACGCATTTGAGCGCCGAGCAATTGAGCATCCCTGGCGGCATGGCCTGTCAGGTCAGTTCCTTGCGCGGCGAGATTCTGGCCCGCAGCCACGGCACTCCAGAGCAAACACTGGAAGCCGAAAAAATGGGCTTTCACGACCAGATGATCGACGGCGCGCCCTGGCGCAGCTTCACCCTGGCCCGGGGCGATCTGCGCATCACCACCGCCGACCGCCAGATCGAACGCGAAGCCCTGAACATGTCGATCCTGCTGGCCGCCTCGGTGCCGGTGGGCGTGGCGTTGCTCGGTTGCCTGTGCCTGTTGTGGCTGGGTATTGGCCAGGGCCTGGCACCGCTCAATCGTATGCGCGATGCGTTGATGCGGCGCAATGCCGATTCCCTGGAGCCCTTGCAGATCCATCCGCTGCCCAGCGAATTGCGACCGCTGCTGGAGACCCAGAACCAGTTGTTCCAGCGCATCGGCAAGACCATCGAGCGCGAGCGACGGCTGACCGGCGACGCCGCCCACGAGCTGCGCAGCCCGCTGACGGCGATCAAGACGCACCTGCAAGTGGCGCGCATGACCGAGGGCGCCGCCCGCGACCAATCCCTGGCCCGGGCCGAGGAGGGCGCCGACCGCATGCACCGCACACTCGAACAGTTGCTGCTGCTGGCTCGGGTCGAGGGCAGCCTGTCGTTCGACGATGGCGTGCAGTGCAACGCCGAACAGGTCGCCCGGCTGGCGATCCAGGACTCCGCCAGCAGTGATTCGCGGCGGATCAGGCTGTACGTATCCCCAGGGTTGTCCGACGCACCGGTGCAGATGCCGGCGGTGCTTTCCATCGCCGCCTTGCGCAATCTGCTGGATAACGCCCTGCGCCATACGCCGGACGATACCGATGTGGAACTGAGCCTGGAGATGATCGGCCAGCGCGTGCGCTTCCAGGTCCGCGACCACGGCCCTGGCATCGCCG encodes:
- a CDS encoding alpha/beta fold hydrolase, with the translated sequence MPFATIDGQPLHYLDQGQGPVVVLGSSYLWDHTMWAPQIEVLSQHYRVIALDLWGHGQSGRLPEGMTSLDDLARQALALMDHLNIDCFNLVGLSVGGMWGARLALAAPERVQSLVLMDTYVGVEPEPTRQYYFSLFDKIEASGSIPEPLLDIIVPIFFRPGIDPQSALYQQFRATLATLPVDRLRDSIVPLGRIIFGRDDILPRLHELDAKRTTVMFGDQDKPRPPSESLEMAELIGCPHVSIPEAGHISNLENPEFVTGALLEFLTRKH
- the dsbG gene encoding thiol:disulfide interchange protein DsbG, which gives rise to MPRLRHLLTLAVAATLSQAPLLQAEELPAAIKKIEAKGAKIIGTFDAPDGLRGYAAQYQNRGMALYLTPDGQHVLLGNLYDADGKDLSAEPLQKLVYAPMAKAIWAKMEGSNWITDGSKDAPRTVYLFSDPNCPYCNMFWEQARPWVKAGKVQLRHIMVGIIREDSPGKSAALLAAKDPEKALAEHEKAGKGSSLKPLKDIPPAIQAKLDANQQLMDELELSATPAIFYLDEKGDLQQQQGAPSPDKLVKILGPK
- a CDS encoding TlpA family protein disulfide reductase; the protein is MLTFTLGTFAIALNHLLLISALALATFVGWRVAKRGGENPESVLFVLFLLGLLAARIGFVAAYWQHYRDDPWQIVDLRDGGFLAWPGIVALLIGALSWARRRPPLRRPLGFGVGSGLLFWLVATMSLAIYEQGTRLPDINLRTADGETVKLTDYQGGPLVINLWATWCPPCRREMPVLEEAQQQRPDLTFLFVNQAESMQSVSTYLATQGLSLTNVLFDGSGRLGQAVGSMALPTTLFYSADGRLLGSHLGELSEASLARALENFETPDSSTTPHSAIRKSPCPASATC
- the dsbD gene encoding protein-disulfide reductase DsbD — encoded protein: MRRLFLLWLFLISGLAQAANPFETKPDFLPVEKAFVFTSERLDSGETQLFWQIADGYYLYQQRLKFDGLAEAQKPKLPEGEAHSDEFFGDQQVYRQALELKIPASATGQIKVGFQGCADAGLCYPPQTQVVDLGGTAPTTVNDEAQDQALASGLQQRALGWSLLVFFGLGLLLAFTPCSLPMLPILAGLVVGSGAGPRRGLALAGSYVISMALVYAAMGVLAALLGANLQALLQQPWLLGSFAAVFVLLALPMFGFFELQLPAALRDRLENAGRQRRGGSLVGAGIIGALSGLLVGPCMTAPLAGALLYIAQSGNALHGGLILFTMGLGMGLPLLLLVTVGNRFLPKPGAWMNLLKGVFGFLFLGTALLMVRPIIDGSLWVGLWGVLLLIAAYSAWRQTEGFGRTAYICGSASLLFGLWGSLLVIGAAGGGDDFFQPLKVYAGTEGSATVSAHDAFVTVSEPAALQRELDAAKAQGQWVLLDYYADWCVSCKIMEKQVFGRSEVLDALSGVRLLRLDVTADSPASRELLGRYQVPGPPSLLWIGADGEERRSQRITGEVDAKAFLERWNLTRDAR
- a CDS encoding response regulator, with product MRVLVCEDDELIASGIVAGLTAQGLTVEHVATASAARAMVGVAEFDVMVLDLGLPDEDGLKLLRQLRQQGLETPVLILTARDSVTDRVDGLQAGADDYLLKPFDLRELAARLHTLLRRVAGRSVNLIEHGRLTYDPSSRETTLDGQPVDLSRREQSLLQALLHSRGRVLSTEQLKDSVYGFNDELESNALNVHIHHLRRKLGNGIVETVRGLGYRLGPAEGGESSK
- a CDS encoding ATP-binding protein, which translates into the protein MMSLRLRLSLTLGAAFALIWALAAAWMISDLRNQMMFSLDQRLVASARMVAGLLEQMPPLSSKGEGTHLSAEQLSIPGGMACQVSSLRGEILARSHGTPEQTLEAEKMGFHDQMIDGAPWRSFTLARGDLRITTADRQIEREALNMSILLAASVPVGVALLGCLCLLWLGIGQGLAPLNRMRDALMRRNADSLEPLQIHPLPSELRPLLETQNQLFQRIGKTIERERRLTGDAAHELRSPLTAIKTHLQVARMTEGAARDQSLARAEEGADRMHRTLEQLLLLARVEGSLSFDDGVQCNAEQVARLAIQDSASSDSRRIRLYVSPGLSDAPVQMPAVLSIAALRNLLDNALRHTPDDTDVELSLEMIGQRVRFQVRDHGPGIAADDIQHLTQRFWRNGQSTGCGLGLAIVQAIVQRCGCGLHFDSRPDGLRVELTVPVQVLPA